A single region of the Winslowiella toletana genome encodes:
- the glyA gene encoding serine hydroxymethyltransferase, producing the protein MLKRDMNIADYDAELWQAMEQEKVRQEEHIELIASENYTSPRVMQAQGSQLTNKYAEGYPGKRYYGGCEYVDIVEQLAIDRAKELFGADYANVQPHSGSQANFAVYTALLQPGDTILGMNLAHGGHLTHGSPVNLSGKLYNVVPYGIDETGQIDYEELAAQAQKHKPKMIIGGFSAYSGVCDWAKMREIADSIGAYLFVDMAHVAGLIAAGVYPNPIPHAHIVTTTTHKTLAGPRGGLILAKGGDEELYKKLNSAVFPGGQGGPLMHVIAGKAVALKEAMEPEFKVYQQQVAKNAKAMVDVFLERGYNVVSGGTHNHLFLLDLVDKNLTGKEADAALGRANITVNKNSVPNDPKSPFVTSGIRIGSPSVTRRGFKEAEVRELAGWIVDILDNINDEANIERVKQKVLEICARFPVYA; encoded by the coding sequence ATGTTAAAGCGTGATATGAACATTGCCGATTATGATGCCGAGTTGTGGCAGGCGATGGAGCAAGAGAAAGTGCGTCAGGAAGAGCACATTGAGCTGATTGCTTCTGAAAACTACACCAGCCCGCGTGTTATGCAGGCGCAAGGTTCACAGCTGACTAACAAATACGCCGAAGGGTATCCGGGCAAACGTTACTACGGCGGCTGCGAGTATGTTGATATCGTCGAGCAACTGGCGATTGATCGTGCAAAAGAGCTGTTTGGTGCTGATTACGCCAACGTGCAGCCGCACTCAGGTTCGCAGGCTAACTTCGCGGTCTACACTGCGCTGTTGCAGCCAGGCGACACCATTCTTGGTATGAATCTGGCGCACGGTGGTCACCTGACCCACGGTTCCCCGGTTAACCTGTCCGGTAAACTGTACAACGTGGTGCCTTACGGCATCGACGAAACTGGCCAAATCGATTACGAAGAGCTGGCGGCACAGGCGCAGAAACATAAACCGAAAATGATCATCGGTGGTTTCTCTGCTTACTCTGGCGTCTGCGACTGGGCAAAAATGCGTGAAATCGCCGACAGCATCGGTGCCTATCTGTTTGTGGATATGGCACACGTTGCGGGTCTGATTGCGGCAGGCGTCTATCCTAACCCGATTCCTCACGCTCATATCGTTACCACCACCACCCACAAAACGCTGGCAGGCCCGCGTGGCGGCCTGATTCTGGCGAAAGGCGGCGACGAAGAACTGTACAAGAAACTGAACTCTGCTGTGTTCCCTGGTGGACAGGGCGGCCCGCTGATGCACGTGATTGCCGGTAAAGCGGTAGCGCTGAAAGAAGCGATGGAGCCTGAGTTTAAGGTTTATCAGCAGCAGGTTGCTAAAAACGCCAAAGCGATGGTTGACGTGTTCCTGGAGCGTGGCTACAACGTGGTTTCCGGCGGTACGCATAACCATCTGTTCCTGCTGGACCTGGTTGATAAAAACCTGACCGGTAAAGAAGCGGATGCTGCGCTGGGTCGCGCGAATATCACGGTTAACAAAAACAGCGTGCCTAACGATCCGAAAAGCCCGTTTGTCACTTCCGGTATCCGCATTGGTTCACCTTCCGTGACCCGTCGCGGCTTCAAAGAAGCTGAAGTGCGTGAGCTGGCTGGCTGGATTGTTGATATTCTCGACAATATCAACGATGAAGCCAATATCGAACGCGTTAAGCAGAAAGTACTGGAAATCTGCGCGCGCTTCCCGGTTTACGCCTGA
- the hmpA gene encoding NO-inducible flavohemoprotein, whose translation MLDAHTIAIIKSTIPAIAATGPKLTAHFYDRMFAHNPELKDVFNMSNQRNGDQREALFNAICAYATNIENLSAILPAVERIAQKHASINIQPQQYQIVGQHLLATIDELMSPGNEVLEAWGKAYGVLANVFIQREEAIYQQSEQKPGGWRNTRAFRISAINAESSLINSFVLTPVDGQPVADYLPGQYLGITINDESFENQEIRQYSLTRSPDGQSYRIAVKREPMGTVSGWLHHKAQVGDVVQLAAPAGDFFMDISPETPVTLISAGVGQTPMLAMLHNLADNQHRAAVNWLHAAENGQVHAFRDEVNALGAKLPAFNSHIWYNQPEAADKGHFDSAGLMDMASTDANLASAEMQFYICGPIGFMQFAVKQLLDAGVRSANIHYEVFGPHKVV comes from the coding sequence ATGCTAGATGCACATACCATCGCCATCATCAAATCGACGATTCCGGCCATCGCTGCCACTGGTCCAAAACTTACCGCCCATTTTTATGACCGCATGTTTGCCCATAACCCTGAACTGAAAGATGTGTTCAATATGAGCAATCAGCGAAATGGCGATCAGCGCGAGGCATTATTTAATGCTATCTGCGCTTATGCGACCAACATTGAAAATTTGTCAGCAATCTTGCCGGCGGTGGAACGCATCGCGCAGAAACACGCCAGCATTAATATCCAGCCCCAGCAATACCAGATCGTCGGCCAGCATCTGCTGGCAACCATCGATGAACTGATGAGCCCGGGAAATGAGGTACTGGAAGCCTGGGGTAAAGCTTATGGCGTACTGGCGAACGTGTTTATTCAGCGCGAAGAGGCCATTTATCAGCAGTCGGAGCAGAAACCCGGCGGCTGGCGTAATACCCGTGCATTTCGTATCAGCGCGATCAATGCTGAAAGTAGCCTGATTAACAGCTTTGTGCTGACGCCGGTCGACGGACAGCCGGTAGCCGACTATCTTCCAGGGCAATATCTTGGTATCACTATCAACGACGAGAGCTTTGAAAATCAGGAAATCCGTCAGTATTCACTGACCCGCTCTCCGGATGGCCAGAGCTATCGTATTGCGGTAAAGCGTGAGCCGATGGGCACCGTCTCTGGCTGGCTGCATCATAAAGCTCAGGTTGGCGACGTCGTTCAGCTGGCAGCGCCAGCCGGTGATTTCTTTATGGATATCAGCCCAGAGACCCCGGTAACGCTGATTTCAGCAGGCGTCGGCCAGACACCGATGCTGGCAATGCTGCATAACCTGGCTGACAATCAGCATCGCGCAGCAGTAAACTGGCTGCACGCGGCAGAAAATGGTCAGGTGCATGCGTTCAGGGATGAAGTTAACGCGCTGGGTGCCAAACTGCCCGCCTTCAACAGCCACATCTGGTATAACCAGCCTGAAGCAGCCGACAAAGGTCATTTTGACAGCGCCGGACTAATGGATATGGCTTCAACCGACGCGAATCTGGCCAGCGCTGAGATGCAGTTTTATATCTGCGGTCCGATTGGTTTTATGCAGTTTGCGGTGAAACAGTTACTGGATGCAGGCGTGCGGTCGGCAAATATTCATTATGAAGTATTTGGCCCGCACAAAGTCGTGTAA
- the glnB gene encoding nitrogen regulatory protein P-II → MKKIDAIIKPFKLDDVREALAEVGITGMTVTEVKGFGRQKGHTELYRGAEYMVDFLPKVKIEIVVADDIVDTCVETIMQTAQTGKIGDGKIFVFDVARVVRIRTGEEDEEAI, encoded by the coding sequence ATGAAAAAGATTGATGCGATTATTAAACCGTTCAAACTCGATGACGTGCGTGAGGCACTGGCCGAAGTCGGCATCACCGGGATGACCGTGACTGAAGTGAAAGGCTTTGGTCGTCAGAAAGGCCACACCGAACTGTATCGCGGCGCGGAGTATATGGTCGATTTTCTGCCAAAGGTGAAAATTGAAATTGTGGTTGCCGACGATATCGTTGATACCTGCGTCGAAACCATCATGCAGACCGCGCAAACCGGTAAAATTGGCGACGGTAAAATCTTTGTGTTTGATGTGGCCCGCGTTGTGCGCATCCGCACCGGCGAAGAAGACGAAGAAGCGATCTAA
- the glrR gene encoding two-component system response regulator GlrR encodes MIQGKSARLLLVDDDPSLLKLLGMRLTSEGFQVTTAASGPEALRQLAKEKVELVISDLRMDEMDGLALFSEIQKLHPGMPVIILTAHGSIPEAVSATQQGVFSFLTKPVDRDALYKAIDEALAHSAPATDDSWRDSIVTRSPLMLRLLEQARMVAQSDVSVLINGQSGTGKEVLAQAIHAASPRAKKAFIAINCGALPEQLLESELFGHAKGAFTGAVSAREGLFQAAEGGTLFLDEIGDMPQTLQVKLLRVLQERKVRPLGSNRDLEINVRIISATHRDLPKAMEKKEFREDLFYRLNVVNLRIPALHERAEDIPLLANHLLRQSASRHKPQVRSFSTDAMKRLMAASWPGNVRQLVNVIEQCVALTSSPVIGDALVEQALEGENTALPTFVEARNQFELNYLRKLLQMTKGNVTNAARLAGRNRTEFYKLLSRHELDAADFKE; translated from the coding sequence ATGATTCAAGGTAAATCAGCCCGTTTACTGCTGGTCGATGACGATCCGAGTTTACTCAAGCTGCTCGGGATGCGCCTGACCAGCGAGGGCTTCCAGGTAACCACCGCCGCCAGCGGGCCGGAGGCATTGCGCCAGTTAGCCAAAGAGAAAGTAGAGCTGGTGATCAGCGATCTGCGCATGGACGAAATGGACGGGTTGGCGCTGTTCAGTGAAATCCAGAAGCTGCATCCGGGAATGCCAGTGATTATTCTTACCGCGCACGGTTCGATTCCAGAAGCGGTCTCAGCCACTCAGCAAGGGGTATTCAGCTTTCTGACTAAACCGGTCGATCGCGACGCACTGTATAAAGCGATCGATGAAGCGCTGGCACACAGCGCACCGGCCACTGATGATAGCTGGCGGGATTCGATTGTTACGCGCAGCCCGCTAATGCTAAGGCTGCTGGAGCAGGCGCGGATGGTGGCGCAGTCGGATGTCAGCGTATTGATTAACGGCCAGAGCGGTACCGGGAAAGAGGTGCTGGCACAGGCCATTCATGCTGCCAGTCCGCGTGCCAAAAAGGCGTTTATTGCGATTAACTGCGGCGCACTGCCCGAGCAGCTGCTGGAGTCCGAGCTGTTTGGTCACGCCAAAGGTGCATTTACCGGCGCGGTCAGTGCCCGTGAAGGATTGTTCCAGGCGGCAGAAGGCGGCACGCTATTTTTAGATGAAATTGGTGATATGCCGCAGACGTTGCAGGTTAAATTACTGCGCGTGTTGCAGGAGCGTAAAGTGCGCCCGCTCGGCAGCAATCGCGATCTGGAGATTAACGTCCGCATTATTTCCGCTACCCATCGCGACCTGCCGAAAGCGATGGAGAAGAAAGAGTTTCGTGAAGATCTGTTTTATCGTCTGAACGTGGTGAATCTGCGTATTCCGGCACTGCATGAGCGCGCGGAGGATATTCCGCTGCTGGCTAATCATCTGCTGCGCCAGTCGGCGAGCCGCCATAAACCCCAGGTGCGAAGTTTCTCCACCGACGCGATGAAACGGCTGATGGCTGCCAGCTGGCCAGGTAACGTGCGTCAGTTGGTCAACGTGATTGAGCAGTGCGTGGCGCTGACTTCTTCGCCAGTAATCGGTGATGCGCTGGTAGAGCAGGCGCTGGAAGGGGAAAATACCGCTTTGCCGACCTTTGTCGAGGCGCGTAACCAGTTTGAACTCAACTACCTGCGTAAACTACTGCAAATGACCAAAGGCAATGTCACAAATGCGGCTCGCCTTGCCGGGCGTAATCGCACCGAGTTTTATAAGCTGCTGTCGCGCCATGAGCTGGATGCCGCCGATTTTAAAGAGTAG
- the qseG gene encoding two-component system QseEF-associated lipoprotein QseG, with amino-acid sequence MKFQFFSAVVSRPFGRITAMIVPVLLAACSQPAHQPQSNSKKNMVVEPEIKIVDYLSVGCDRVLQIEDEESMKNPLYWMRVMDCGTRLSPVEARAHAREWPAESWQNTFKQGVLLSNGNVTPVERRQYMEHLDSFSFAYPPSIRPLLQLWRDNQAAQLQLSQERTRYYHLQQTSDSELDALRQHQHLLARELADTRRKLETLTDIERQLSSRKSADVSDNAHVAGKGDAPGAVQADETYVPSTSDQTAGATESDNP; translated from the coding sequence ATGAAATTTCAATTTTTTTCTGCCGTGGTCTCCCGCCCGTTTGGCAGGATCACGGCGATGATTGTGCCAGTACTCCTGGCAGCGTGCAGCCAGCCAGCTCATCAACCACAATCCAACAGTAAAAAAAATATGGTGGTGGAGCCGGAAATCAAAATCGTCGATTATCTGTCGGTAGGCTGCGATCGTGTCTTGCAGATAGAAGACGAAGAGAGCATGAAAAATCCACTTTACTGGATGCGGGTAATGGATTGCGGCACGCGGCTTTCTCCGGTGGAAGCGCGAGCGCATGCACGTGAGTGGCCGGCAGAAAGCTGGCAAAATACCTTTAAACAGGGGGTGTTGCTGAGCAACGGCAATGTGACGCCGGTCGAGCGACGTCAGTATATGGAGCACCTGGACAGCTTCAGCTTCGCTTATCCGCCATCAATTCGCCCTTTATTACAACTGTGGCGTGATAATCAGGCGGCGCAGTTACAGCTGTCTCAGGAGCGAACCCGCTACTATCATCTGCAACAAACCAGCGACAGCGAGCTTGATGCTCTGCGACAGCATCAGCATCTGCTGGCGCGTGAGCTGGCAGATACCCGACGCAAACTGGAAACGCTGACCGATATTGAACGGCAACTGTCGTCACGCAAATCGGCTGATGTTTCTGATAATGCCCATGTGGCAGGGAAGGGGGATGCGCCAGGCGCAGTGCAGGCAGATGAGACTTATGTGCCGTCAACATCAGATCAAACAGCAGGCGCAACGGAGAGCGATAACCCATGA
- a CDS encoding sensor histidine kinase — protein MKKWLLFPRSLRQLVLMAFLLVLLPLLVLAWQAWESLAALSDRAADTNRTTLTDVRRSEAMARTALELERSYRQYCVLDDPMLARLYQTQHGRYSRMLDAHAPALPDIRYYRSLRQLLTQLSQLHCQNSNPLQEAAENLDDFSNANAQMVQATREVVFSRGLQLQREIADRGQYFGWQALILFLVSLALVLLFTRMIIGPVKGVERMINRLGEGRPLGDSVLFKGPREIRSLGQRIIWLSERLAWLESQRHEFLRHISHELKTPLASMREGTELLADQVAGPLTADQKEVVSILNQSSRHLQKLIEQLLDYNRKLADGPTELEDVALDEIIDIVVSSHSLTARAKLIHTAIDLQVTHCRAESTLLMRVIDNLYSNAVHYGSESGNIWLRSYQQGQRIFIDVSNTGTPIPAGEQAMIFEPFFQGSLQRKGAVKGSGLGLSIAKDCIRRMQGDLHLVAADDADVCFRIELNLTAGKE, from the coding sequence GTGAAGAAATGGCTGCTCTTTCCGCGTTCATTGCGGCAACTGGTTTTGATGGCTTTTCTGCTGGTACTGTTACCACTGCTGGTACTGGCATGGCAGGCATGGGAAAGTCTGGCGGCGTTGAGTGACCGCGCGGCAGATACCAACCGGACGACGTTAACCGATGTACGTCGTAGCGAGGCGATGGCGCGTACCGCGCTGGAGCTGGAGCGTAGTTATCGTCAGTATTGCGTACTGGACGATCCGATGCTGGCGCGCCTGTATCAGACTCAGCACGGCCGCTATTCACGAATGCTTGATGCGCATGCGCCGGCACTGCCTGATATTCGTTATTACCGCAGCCTGCGGCAACTTCTTACTCAGCTCTCCCAATTACACTGTCAAAACAGTAACCCTCTGCAGGAGGCAGCGGAGAATCTGGACGATTTTTCTAATGCTAACGCGCAGATGGTCCAGGCAACACGCGAAGTGGTATTCTCGCGCGGGTTACAGTTGCAGCGTGAGATTGCCGATCGTGGTCAGTATTTTGGCTGGCAGGCACTGATTCTGTTTTTAGTTAGCCTGGCGTTGGTGCTGCTGTTTACCCGCATGATCATCGGCCCGGTAAAAGGGGTCGAGCGGATGATAAACCGGCTGGGAGAAGGGCGGCCGCTCGGTGACAGCGTGCTGTTTAAAGGTCCAAGAGAGATTCGATCGCTGGGGCAGCGAATTATCTGGCTCAGTGAACGTCTGGCGTGGCTGGAGTCACAGCGCCATGAGTTTTTACGCCATATTTCGCACGAGTTGAAAACGCCATTGGCCAGTATGCGTGAGGGAACCGAGCTGCTGGCCGATCAGGTGGCCGGCCCACTGACCGCCGATCAGAAAGAGGTAGTGAGTATTCTTAACCAGAGTAGTCGGCATCTGCAGAAGCTGATTGAGCAACTGCTGGATTACAACCGCAAACTGGCGGATGGCCCGACCGAACTGGAAGATGTGGCGCTGGATGAAATCATCGATATTGTTGTCTCGTCGCACAGTCTTACCGCACGCGCTAAGCTAATCCACACCGCTATCGATCTGCAGGTAACACACTGCCGTGCTGAATCGACTTTATTAATGCGTGTCATCGATAATCTCTACTCTAACGCGGTGCACTACGGCAGCGAATCCGGTAACATCTGGCTGCGCAGTTATCAGCAAGGACAGCGCATTTTTATTGATGTGTCTAATACCGGCACGCCAATCCCAGCAGGAGAACAGGCAATGATTTTTGAACCCTTTTTCCAGGGCAGCCTGCAACGCAAAGGCGCGGTAAAGGGCAGTGGTTTGGGGTTGAGTATTGCCAAAGATTGTATACGGCGAATGCAGGGTGATCTTCACCTGGTGGCGGCAGACGATGCAGATGTCTGCTTCCGTATCGAATTGAATTTAACCGCCGGGAAAGAATAA